A window from Primulina huaijiensis isolate GDHJ02 chromosome 11, ASM1229523v2, whole genome shotgun sequence encodes these proteins:
- the LOC140987318 gene encoding uncharacterized protein isoform X1, with protein sequence MLGDGVNPSDLWGEVPSRSTCNRIVMEQKTKLEKMDEQIRKQGQHIAMLESKICNQPNQNLGSNYNNIQHTTSSSSPLSPRIGCSVSIKILFDSTKIVAKRVVRSMDPNTEVGRQTMGAYWCEIQVLVVLEREESLIRPYDLLQKVGDTLGGMIAWPCHLLTVNEEDFY encoded by the exons ATGCTTGGTGATGGTGTTAACCCATCTGATTTATGGGGAGAAGTTCCAAGCCGTAGTACATGCAATCGAATAGTGATGGAGCAAAAGACAAAGTTAGAAAAAATGGATGAGCAAATTAGAAAACAAGGCCAACACATAGCAATGTTAGAATCAAAGATTTGCAATCAACCAAACCAAAACCTTGGTTCAAATTACAACAATATTCAACATACAACATCCTCTAGTAGTCCATTATCTCCAAGG ATTGGATGTTCTGTctcaataaaaattctatttgaTTCGACGAAAATTGTGGCAAAAAGAGTGGTTCGTAGCATGGATCCAAATACCGAAGTAGGAAGACAGACGATGGGAGCATATTGGTGTGAAATACAAGTTCTAGTTGTCCTAGAACGAGAAGAGAGTTTGATTAGGCCATATGATCTTTTACAAAAGGTTGGGGATACACTTGGAGGAATGATAGCTTGGCCTTGTCATTTG TTGACAGTTAATGAGGAAGATTTCTACTAG
- the LOC140987318 gene encoding uncharacterized protein isoform X2, with translation MQVLLEERDKRGFVEQYVKLVAQWNSEKSKERSEKNKIVRNQKIMNQTTGRRSFAQVQQKLAAKKELENQLPEDEDDQIGQNDLTVNEEDFY, from the exons ATGCAAGTTCTTCTTGAAGAAAGAGATAAAAGAGGTTTTGTAGAACAATATGTGAAACTAGTTGCTCAGTGGAACTCAGAAAAATCAAAG GAGAGAAGTGAAAAAAATAAGATTGTTCGGAACCAAAAGATAATGAATCAGACAACTGGAAGAAGATCTTTCGCTCAAGTGCAACAAAAATTG GCTGCAAAGAAAGAACTAGAAAATCAACTTCCTGAAGATGAGGATGATCAAATTGGTCAAAATGAC TTGACAGTTAATGAGGAAGATTTCTACTAG